The following proteins are encoded in a genomic region of Flammeovirga pectinis:
- a CDS encoding ROK family protein, producing the protein MKHFLGVDIGGTNVKFGVVDSDGNIIKKKKYPTKEVSEGGDFCGNFSKLLEKRLAKYPNIASVGIGIPGTISADGLSTLDLPNVPSLSRQPLVKILKNNFPSLPIAMDNDANAAALGELHFGLDAVPKTYIFITLGTGVGGGCVINGRVFKGGDGNGLEIGHILSSTGKTIEQNIGKAGIIEMATKYIDEGKLSTSLVKGEFDAKIVATAAHEGDEVALQVFHDMGKYVGELIVSCVRILDIKSILIGGGVSETFDYLKGNMYEVINNFLPEYYTKDLNIQLATLGNNAGILGAASIGIDQINLD; encoded by the coding sequence ATTGGTGGTACTAATGTAAAGTTTGGAGTTGTTGACTCTGATGGTAATATCATTAAAAAGAAAAAATACCCAACTAAAGAAGTTTCTGAAGGTGGTGATTTCTGTGGTAATTTTTCTAAACTACTCGAAAAAAGATTAGCTAAATATCCAAATATTGCTTCTGTTGGTATCGGGATTCCAGGTACAATCTCTGCAGATGGGCTTTCTACGCTAGATTTACCAAACGTCCCTTCTCTCTCTAGACAACCACTTGTAAAAATTTTAAAAAACAATTTCCCCTCATTGCCTATTGCAATGGATAATGATGCAAATGCTGCAGCACTTGGTGAGCTTCATTTTGGTTTAGACGCCGTTCCTAAAACATATATTTTCATTACACTTGGAACAGGTGTTGGTGGAGGATGCGTTATTAACGGTCGTGTTTTTAAAGGAGGAGATGGAAACGGTTTAGAAATTGGTCATATTCTTTCTAGTACAGGCAAAACTATTGAACAGAACATAGGTAAAGCTGGTATAATAGAAATGGCAACGAAATATATAGATGAAGGTAAGTTATCTACTTCTTTAGTAAAAGGTGAATTTGATGCAAAAATAGTTGCAACAGCTGCACATGAAGGAGATGAAGTAGCTTTACAGGTGTTCCATGATATGGGAAAATACGTAGGTGAACTAATTGTTTCTTGCGTCCGTATTCTTGATATAAAATCAATCCTTATTGGTGGCGGTGTCTCAGAAACATTCGATTACCTAAAAGGGAACATGTATGAAGTTATTAATAACTTCTTACCTGAATATTATACAAAAGATTTAAACATTCAGCTTGCTACACTTGGTAACAATGCTGGTATTTTAGGCGCTGCATCCATTGGTATTGATCAGATAAACCTAGATTAA